A region of Chloracidobacterium sp. DNA encodes the following proteins:
- the dnaJ gene encoding molecular chaperone DnaJ, with protein MSKRDYYEVLSVSRTATEVEIKRAYRSLAVQYHPDKNPDDPQAEDKFKEAAEAYAVLSDSQKRAAYDRFGHQGVGAGSAGFDPGFSNIEDIFDIFGFGDMFGQQGRRRTTVQRGSDLRYDLEISLEDAATGKDEKLRIPRLEKCDECDGSGAEKGTTAETCVTCAGSGQTRYSQGFFSVMRTCANCQGQGRVIKSPCKKCRGQGRVEKEKTIEIKIPAGVETGSRLRVTGEGEAGVNGGPSGDLFIVLHVAANDNFERQGADLYSAVPITFAQAALGAEIKVRTLDGEEELKVPAGTQTGTIFRIKGHGMPNLGGRGKGDLFVAVTLVTPKTLTKEQRKLLEQLAEIEDVDFSDESLIDKVRNIFG; from the coding sequence ATGAGTAAACGAGATTATTACGAAGTTTTAAGCGTGTCGCGGACGGCTACTGAGGTCGAGATCAAGCGCGCTTACAGGTCGCTGGCGGTGCAATACCATCCCGACAAAAATCCTGACGATCCGCAAGCGGAAGATAAATTTAAGGAAGCTGCTGAGGCGTATGCGGTGCTTTCGGACTCGCAGAAGCGCGCGGCTTATGACCGTTTCGGCCATCAAGGCGTAGGAGCGGGAAGTGCAGGTTTTGATCCGGGATTTTCGAATATCGAGGACATTTTCGATATTTTTGGATTCGGCGATATGTTCGGCCAGCAGGGACGAAGGCGAACGACGGTTCAACGCGGCTCGGACCTTCGCTACGACCTTGAAATATCACTCGAAGATGCTGCGACGGGCAAGGACGAGAAGCTCCGCATCCCGCGTCTCGAAAAATGCGACGAATGCGATGGCAGCGGAGCCGAAAAAGGGACTACGGCCGAGACGTGTGTCACTTGTGCAGGCAGCGGGCAGACGCGTTACAGCCAGGGCTTTTTCAGTGTGATGCGCACCTGCGCAAATTGTCAGGGTCAGGGCAGGGTCATTAAATCGCCCTGCAAAAAATGCCGCGGGCAAGGCAGAGTCGAAAAAGAAAAAACGATCGAGATCAAGATACCGGCAGGCGTCGAGACAGGTTCGCGGTTGCGTGTTACGGGCGAAGGCGAAGCGGGCGTGAACGGCGGGCCTTCGGGCGATCTGTTTATTGTTTTGCACGTTGCCGCAAACGATAATTTTGAACGTCAGGGAGCCGATCTTTATTCGGCTGTTCCGATTACGTTTGCTCAGGCTGCCTTAGGTGCGGAAATCAAAGTAAGAACGCTCGATGGCGAAGAAGAATTGAAAGTTCCGGCAGGTACACAGACGGGAACGATCTTCAGAATAAAAGGGCACGGAATGCCGAACCTCGGCGGACGCGGAAAAGGAGATCTTTTTGTCGCAGTCACACTCGTCACGCCAAAAACACTCACCAAAGAGCAACGTAAACTGCTCGAACAGCTTGCCGAGATCGAAGATGTCGATTTTTCAGACGAGTCACTGATCGATAAGGTCCGCAACATATTTGGTTAA
- a CDS encoding GatB/YqeY domain-containing protein, with the protein MSLKDTIIADLTAAMKAKDADKLSVLRMVKANLMNRQIDKGSDLTDEEITKALQTLVKQRRDSVEQYEKGGRADLAAKEQTEIAVIEAYLPQGATQAEVDAAVAAAIAETGASTIKEMGTVMKATMANLAGKSADGKMVSEAVKAKLS; encoded by the coding sequence ATGAGCTTGAAAGACACGATAATCGCCGACTTGACGGCGGCAATGAAGGCGAAGGACGCAGACAAACTCTCTGTTCTGCGAATGGTGAAGGCCAATCTGATGAACCGCCAGATCGACAAAGGCAGTGATCTCACCGACGAAGAGATAACAAAGGCTCTGCAAACGCTTGTTAAGCAGCGACGCGATTCGGTCGAGCAATACGAAAAGGGCGGACGTGCCGACCTTGCCGCCAAAGAACAAACCGAGATCGCCGTGATCGAAGCCTACCTGCCCCAAGGCGCGACTCAGGCTGAGGTCGATGCCGCAGTCGCAGCAGCGATCGCCGAAACCGGAGCTTCGACAATAAAGGAAATGGGCACGGTGATGAAAGCAACGATGGCAAACCTCGCAGGAAAATCTGCCGACGGCAAGATGGTCAGCGAAGCGGTTAAAGCAAAGCTTTCCTAA
- a CDS encoding YitT family protein, with translation MSADLTKAKNILLIVLGIFSAAFGVNGFLLSSNFIDGGVMGISMLVSNVLGIPLGILILLINLPFIAVGYRHIGINFAIKSALAITGLALCLVVVTFPDVTPDKLLTAVFGGLFIGAGIGLAIRGGAVLDGTEIAALLVSRNSHLLRVGDVILILNIFIFLAAAFFLSVESAMYSILTYATASKTIDFLLHGVEEYTAINIVSPKNQEIKEVITGKLGRGVTVYHGQGGMGSTGMNDTSQSILYCVVTRLEIGAIKSAVKDIDPNAFVTTHSLNDVEGGLIKKPILH, from the coding sequence ATGTCGGCAGATCTCACAAAAGCGAAAAATATCCTACTGATAGTCCTCGGGATTTTTTCCGCCGCCTTTGGTGTGAACGGCTTTCTTCTTTCGAGCAATTTTATTGACGGCGGAGTTATGGGTATTTCGATGCTGGTTTCAAATGTTCTCGGAATTCCGTTGGGGATATTGATCTTGCTGATAAATCTGCCGTTTATCGCAGTTGGCTATCGACATATTGGAATAAACTTCGCGATCAAAAGCGCATTAGCGATCACGGGACTTGCGCTTTGTCTGGTTGTGGTGACCTTTCCGGATGTTACGCCTGATAAGCTTTTGACCGCTGTCTTTGGAGGTCTGTTTATTGGAGCCGGTATCGGACTTGCGATTCGCGGAGGAGCAGTACTCGACGGCACTGAGATCGCCGCGTTGCTCGTCAGCCGCAACAGCCATCTGCTGCGTGTCGGGGATGTGATACTGATCCTTAACATATTTATATTCCTCGCTGCCGCATTTTTTCTGAGCGTAGAATCGGCGATGTATTCGATCCTGACATATGCTACGGCATCAAAGACGATAGACTTTCTGTTGCACGGCGTCGAAGAATATACCGCGATCAATATCGTGTCGCCCAAGAATCAGGAAATAAAGGAGGTCATCACCGGAAAGCTCGGACGCGGCGTGACTGTCTATCATGGACAAGGCGGAATGGGCAGCACCGGTATGAACGACACCAGCCAGTCGATACTGTACTGTGTCGTAACTCGTCTTGAGATCGGAGCAATAAAATCAGCGGTCAAGGACATTGATCCGAACGCTTTTGTGACAACACATTCACTTAATGACGTTGAAGGCGGCCTGATCAAGAAGCCTATTTTGCATTAG
- a CDS encoding HU family DNA-binding protein: MARMTQTEIIGALADSCGLKKTEVKTMFDALAEMATSEVKKNGEFTVPGFGKLKKTHRKARDGRNPATGATIKIPAKTTVKFSIGKAMKDAVA, translated from the coding sequence ATGGCTCGTATGACACAAACGGAAATTATCGGAGCGCTGGCAGATTCGTGCGGTCTCAAAAAGACTGAGGTCAAAACAATGTTTGACGCTCTTGCTGAAATGGCGACAAGCGAAGTTAAAAAGAATGGCGAATTCACCGTTCCCGGATTTGGCAAACTGAAAAAGACCCATCGCAAGGCCCGTGACGGACGCAACCCAGCAACCGGTGCGACCATCAAGATCCCGGCGAAGACCACAGTTAAGTTCAGCATCGGCAAAGCGATGAAAGACGCTGTAGCCTAA
- the rdgB gene encoding RdgB/HAM1 family non-canonical purine NTP pyrophosphatase: MARKLLVATNNRGKLGELNGLLAGLPIDLLSLSDIGCTVEIEETGSTFAENAALKAIGYASLSGLMTIADDSGLEIEALDNRPGVLSARYGGAELGFYKKMSMLLGELDKTGDTRRKARFVSSIAIADAAGEIVHSAEGICSGTIAPFPRGTNGFGYDPLFIPDGFDQTFGELSDTVKQKISHRAHAFCQIIPFLRLFYAV; this comes from the coding sequence ATGGCAAGAAAGCTGCTCGTTGCAACAAATAATCGGGGCAAACTTGGGGAGTTGAACGGCCTTTTAGCTGGGCTGCCGATCGATCTGCTAAGCCTCAGTGATATTGGCTGCACGGTCGAGATCGAGGAAACAGGCTCGACGTTTGCGGAAAACGCTGCGCTAAAAGCCATCGGCTACGCTTCGCTCTCCGGTTTAATGACGATCGCCGACGATTCCGGACTAGAGATCGAGGCACTCGACAACAGGCCGGGCGTTCTCTCGGCGAGATACGGAGGAGCGGAATTGGGGTTTTATAAGAAGATGTCAATGCTGCTCGGCGAGCTAGACAAGACAGGCGACACGCGGCGAAAGGCACGCTTTGTCTCGTCCATCGCAATAGCCGATGCGGCAGGCGAGATCGTCCATTCTGCCGAGGGCATTTGCAGCGGTACGATTGCACCATTTCCTCGCGGAACAAATGGTTTTGGCTACGATCCGCTGTTCATTCCGGATGGTTTCGATCAGACCTTTGGCGAGCTGTCGGACACCGTTAAACAGAAAATCAGTCACCGCGCGCACGCTTTTTGCCAAATAATCCCGTTTTTACGGCTTTTTTACGCGGTTTGA
- a CDS encoding helix-turn-helix domain-containing protein: MIARVKEMSADGKTNREIAEEVGISHTTVGKYLKA; the protein is encoded by the coding sequence TTGATCGCGAGGGTAAAAGAGATGTCAGCGGATGGAAAGACCAATCGTGAGATAGCTGAGGAAGTCGGGATTTCTCACACGACAGTTGGTAAGTACTTGAAAGCGTAG
- a CDS encoding VCBS repeat-containing protein: MKKRHYSMVIVLAGIAIFSGFNFIPAAKAAGNSLFATRISEFFGLPQIDPSTSFVPVPVSLPAVNAPTGATISVPITTGDLTGLGVYVYELQVTYDPAILTPASPAFDTAGTLSSAMTITPDTSNSGHLIIEGFQGVAMAGAGTLINLRFTVIGTTGQSTALTFADYTDPGSAFHPGFRFNEGDPTVTITNGSFTVVAATATATNTATNTPTNTPATTPTFTPTNTATATATGTPAVAVALPIMTASPATVVLVPITVGNTTGLNIFSYDLQVTFNPAIITPASPAFDKTGTVSSNMFVTPNAANPGHLIISAFDVSPLTGSGTLLNLRFNVIGSSGQSTDLIFEDYTSPGSQFHPGFVFNGGSPPDVTSNGVLTIATATPTATNTATATATSTFTPTATSTSTFTPTATSTSTFTPTATSTSTFTPTATSTSTFTPTFTATSTFTPTATSTATFTPTFTPTVVPTPILGNYTNAVIPLSTNTTVTPDAAPLLAASMNVSTSTNFKGKLEADPTTGIVTVTNAHPAGIHLITVTAFGFMGVTNTRTFTLTVNTPPVCNPVSFAPAVHNGTGTGSEAVVVGDFNGDAKQDLAVANESSHNVSILLGNGSGSFGSATNFGVGNNPKSLAVGDFNGDGNQDLAVVNLGSSNVSILLGDGFGSFSNFLMLPAGGPEAVAVGDFNGDNKQDLVVVNDGTNNVSIMLGNGDGNFTAPTNYVAGTVPHSVALGDFNEDGNQDLAISNWASNNVSILLGVGNGSFGGAINLPVDSNPYSIAVGDFNGDGKQDLVTANREPGTVTIILGLGLGNFSAATNIGVGGVSVSVALGDFNGDGKLDIAVDIPNSDSASILLGDGVGGFSLAGSVGTGDFPYSIAVGDFNGDGKQDLVTANIFSNNLSVLLRDCTLSGTVTYGNAIGSPSTRYVSNVQVNAAGTPSASATTLAPGAGEGTYKLDLLGAGPYTVTPSKVGGVNNAINSFDAARIAAHVTGNNFLTGNQFVAADVSGNNAIQSFDAAQIARYVTALTPYALTGTWKFFTVPNIPFPTGSTPTSRTYPTLTSNLAGEDYTAILLGDVSGNWNNTGARGVGGKQPAVASGPERSISVELPDMAVAVGKEIVVPVRVDNAANKGIVSYEFELRYDASVIQPLEDVIDIAGTASRGLSFAANANEPGILRVALYGAMPIDSNGLLLNLRFKAVGEPGAFTPLTWQRIMFNDGQPRVSAINGRVRL, translated from the coding sequence ATGAAGAAACGACATTATTCTATGGTCATTGTTCTGGCTGGCATCGCTATTTTTAGCGGATTTAATTTTATTCCAGCCGCTAAGGCCGCGGGGAATAGTCTTTTTGCGACTCGGATCAGCGAATTTTTCGGGTTACCGCAAATAGATCCTTCTACATCTTTCGTACCGGTGCCGGTTTCACTGCCTGCTGTGAACGCTCCTACCGGCGCAACTATTTCTGTGCCTATAACGACAGGCGATCTTACCGGCCTTGGGGTTTATGTGTATGAACTTCAAGTGACATACGATCCGGCGATCCTGACGCCTGCTTCACCTGCTTTTGATACGGCTGGAACGCTGAGCAGTGCGATGACGATAACACCGGACACGAGCAATTCCGGCCATTTGATCATCGAGGGATTTCAAGGAGTGGCTATGGCAGGAGCCGGAACGCTGATCAACTTAAGATTTACGGTTATCGGAACGACCGGCCAATCGACGGCGTTGACGTTTGCGGATTACACTGATCCGGGATCGGCCTTTCATCCGGGCTTTCGGTTTAACGAAGGCGATCCGACAGTGACGATCACGAACGGAAGCTTCACGGTGGTCGCTGCAACTGCGACGGCGACAAATACTGCGACAAACACGCCGACCAATACACCTGCGACTACGCCGACATTCACACCGACAAATACGGCGACGGCAACCGCGACGGGTACACCGGCGGTGGCGGTGGCTCTGCCGATAATGACCGCGTCGCCTGCCACGGTTGTTTTGGTACCGATAACGGTCGGTAATACGACCGGTTTGAACATATTTTCTTATGACCTGCAGGTGACATTTAACCCGGCGATCATCACGCCTGCATCGCCCGCTTTTGATAAAACGGGAACGGTCAGCAGCAATATGTTCGTTACGCCAAATGCTGCTAATCCGGGACACCTTATCATCTCGGCGTTTGATGTCTCTCCACTGACCGGATCGGGAACGCTGCTCAATCTGAGATTTAATGTTATAGGCTCGTCAGGACAATCGACGGATTTGATCTTTGAGGACTACACGAGCCCGGGAAGCCAATTTCATCCCGGTTTTGTTTTCAACGGCGGCTCGCCTCCTGATGTAACGTCGAACGGAGTGCTCACTATCGCGACGGCTACACCGACGGCGACGAACACGGCGACCGCGACGGCAACATCCACATTCACACCGACGGCAACCTCAACTTCGACGTTCACGCCGACGGCGACATCAACATCGACATTTACGCCAACGGCAACGAGCACCTCGACGTTCACTCCTACGGCGACATCAACATCGACATTTACTCCGACATTTACGGCTACATCAACCTTTACACCAACGGCGACGAGTACGGCGACATTCACGCCGACATTTACGCCGACCGTTGTGCCGACGCCGATACTCGGCAACTACACAAACGCCGTGATACCGCTCAGCACAAATACGACCGTCACGCCCGACGCCGCCCCGCTCCTAGCGGCGAGCATGAACGTTTCAACCTCAACAAACTTCAAAGGCAAGCTCGAAGCCGATCCCACAACCGGCATCGTCACCGTTACAAATGCTCATCCGGCAGGAATACACCTCATCACCGTCACAGCATTCGGTTTTATGGGCGTGACCAATACAAGGACGTTTACGCTTACGGTTAACACGCCTCCTGTTTGTAATCCGGTCAGTTTTGCGCCGGCGGTTCATAACGGCACGGGGACTGGTTCGGAAGCAGTTGTCGTTGGAGATTTTAACGGAGACGCCAAACAGGATCTTGCGGTGGCAAACGAAAGCTCGCACAATGTGTCGATTTTGTTAGGCAATGGATCTGGTAGTTTCGGAAGCGCGACGAACTTCGGAGTGGGTAATAATCCTAAATCATTAGCAGTGGGAGATTTTAACGGCGATGGCAATCAGGACCTCGCAGTTGTTAATCTGGGTTCGAGCAATGTATCGATTTTATTAGGTGATGGTTTTGGTAGTTTCTCTAACTTTTTAATGTTACCTGCAGGCGGCCCTGAAGCAGTTGCTGTGGGGGATTTCAATGGAGATAACAAGCAAGACCTTGTAGTTGTTAATGACGGCACAAACAACGTGTCGATAATGTTAGGTAACGGTGACGGCAATTTTACCGCTCCAACAAACTATGTAGCTGGCACTGTTCCTCATTCGGTCGCCTTGGGTGATTTCAATGAAGATGGCAATCAGGATCTTGCCATTTCCAACTGGGCATCAAACAATGTCTCAATCCTGTTGGGTGTTGGTAATGGAAGCTTCGGAGGGGCGATCAATTTACCAGTTGATTCTAATCCATACTCAATAGCAGTAGGTGATTTCAATGGTGATGGCAAGCAAGATTTAGTGACAGCTAATCGTGAACCGGGAACCGTAACTATTATTCTGGGATTGGGACTGGGCAATTTCAGTGCCGCGACAAACATTGGCGTTGGCGGAGTTTCTGTATCGGTAGCTCTAGGTGATTTCAATGGTGATGGCAAGTTAGACATTGCAGTTGATATACCTAACTCGGACAGTGCGTCAATCCTGTTGGGAGATGGGGTGGGTGGATTTAGTTTAGCTGGGTCTGTGGGGACTGGCGATTTTCCTTATTCAATAGCGGTAGGTGATTTCAATGGTGATGGCAAGCAAGATCTTGTTACCGCGAACATTTTCTCAAACAATCTATCCGTTCTGCTTCGTGATTGTACGTTAAGCGGAACTGTTACTTACGGCAATGCGATTGGAAGTCCGAGTACGCGGTATGTTTCTAATGTGCAGGTGAATGCTGCGGGAACGCCTTCGGCTTCTGCGACAACATTAGCGCCGGGCGCGGGTGAGGGAACTTACAAGCTTGATCTGTTGGGTGCGGGGCCCTATACGGTTACGCCTTCGAAGGTGGGCGGCGTGAACAATGCGATCAATTCATTTGACGCGGCAAGGATCGCTGCGCACGTTACCGGTAACAACTTTCTGACCGGCAACCAGTTTGTCGCGGCGGATGTCAGCGGCAACAATGCGATCCAGTCGTTTGACGCGGCGCAGATCGCACGTTATGTCACTGCGCTAACTCCGTATGCCTTGACGGGAACTTGGAAGTTTTTCACCGTTCCGAACATTCCGTTTCCAACAGGCTCTACGCCGACGAGCAGGACCTATCCGACGCTGACCAGCAACCTCGCAGGCGAAGATTACACCGCGATATTGCTGGGCGACGTGTCGGGCAATTGGAACAACACCGGTGCGAGAGGAGTTGGCGGTAAGCAGCCGGCAGTAGCCAGCGGGCCGGAGAGAAGTATTTCGGTTGAACTGCCGGATATGGCTGTCGCAGTTGGAAAAGAGATCGTCGTGCCGGTTCGGGTCGATAATGCGGCTAACAAAGGCATTGTCTCGTATGAGTTCGAGCTAAGGTATGATGCTTCGGTGATACAGCCTTTAGAGGATGTTATTGATATAGCAGGAACAGCCAGCCGAGGCCTTTCGTTTGCCGCAAACGCCAACGAACCGGGCATTTTACGAGTCGCATTGTATGGTGCGATGCCCATCGACAGCAATGGATTACTTCTGAATCTCAGATTTAAGGCGGTCGGCGAACCTGGAGCATTTACGCCATTGACGTGGCAGCGGATAATGTTCAACGACGGCCAGCCACGAGTGTCTGCGATCAATGGCCGCGTAAGACTCTAA
- a CDS encoding ABC transporter permease, translating to MKFILNLTRREIRSSWRRLLFFFLCIALGVGSVVALRSLIQNLTKVVGNDARALMTADVEVTSTNIFSPTDISTIEGVIARFPTVEARNETITAAVMGRSTDQSNDSVEFIELKGIEPPFPLIGTFTLSSGEPFDYKLLENNGAVIAKGLLEELNVKIGDKLRIGEGEFQIRAAIDEEPGGSSGFRLGPRVFVEKKAFETAGITRNSSRVRRRILYRTSDNPTELVTQLRDALKGTTVQVNSYREQQENLSDQFSRMENYLSLTGLLILVLGGVGVWNVARAFIEQKRKTIAVLKCLGGSGIKVITVYLLQILVLGSVGSLFGVFLAQGGLWLARWRFIDALPAKMSYSINLSTAFQGIVLGVLISLLFSALPLMQIRSIKPRLLLRDENNASLSKLDWTRWAIGAVSVAVLLALAVWQAGSVKVGVLFLGALAATGIVLYLSATVLMWFLKKVKGLGTFSIRQAVNSMYRPGNQTRIILLAVGLGAFVVLSVQAIETNLLREFDLTRNGRLPSLIFVDIQKSQIDDVVKIIAEKLGEKPEVVPTVRGRIAFVNGEAIDYQQREIRQQQGQIGREFALTYRDNLDDNESVISGDWWTTTKPSDIPEVSVDENMADTLKVSAGDSITFDVSGRKITARVANIRKIDVRNARTAFVFVFRPGTLDKAPQTYAATIIKHVPTTLRQKLQRDVLDNFPNVQIFDVADIVAAVERLISNFVLAISFVGSFVLLTGILILIGSVALTKSQRIYENAVLKTLGANRRTLTTILFAEYGILGLLAGIIATTFAVSLSYVVSRFLMEVEWQFDPMLAVGGVVITTLLVTIVGAAASFDVLFKKPLATLRSQ from the coding sequence ATGAAGTTTATTCTCAATCTGACACGACGCGAGATCCGCTCTTCATGGCGGCGATTGTTGTTTTTCTTTCTCTGCATCGCGTTAGGCGTCGGCTCGGTCGTCGCTCTTAGATCGCTTATTCAAAACCTCACGAAGGTAGTAGGAAATGATGCCCGCGCGCTGATGACGGCCGATGTCGAAGTAACCTCAACAAACATCTTTTCGCCGACCGACATATCGACCATCGAAGGCGTCATCGCCCGATTCCCTACCGTCGAAGCCCGTAACGAAACGATCACGGCAGCGGTGATGGGCCGTTCAACCGATCAGTCAAACGATAGTGTTGAATTTATAGAGCTAAAGGGCATTGAGCCGCCATTTCCGCTAATCGGCACGTTCACGCTTTCGTCGGGCGAGCCGTTCGACTACAAGCTGCTGGAAAACAACGGCGCCGTCATCGCCAAAGGACTACTCGAAGAACTTAACGTCAAGATCGGCGACAAACTCCGTATCGGTGAAGGCGAATTCCAGATCCGCGCGGCTATAGACGAAGAGCCGGGCGGATCGAGCGGCTTTCGACTCGGGCCAAGAGTATTTGTCGAAAAAAAGGCGTTTGAAACCGCAGGCATCACACGCAATTCGAGCCGTGTTAGACGCCGAATCCTTTATCGCACAAGCGACAATCCAACCGAGCTTGTCACACAGCTTCGCGATGCGTTAAAGGGCACTACTGTGCAGGTCAATTCGTACCGCGAACAGCAAGAAAACCTGAGCGACCAATTTTCGCGAATGGAAAATTACCTTTCGCTCACGGGTTTGCTGATCCTCGTGCTTGGCGGCGTCGGTGTTTGGAATGTCGCGCGAGCATTCATCGAGCAAAAACGAAAGACCATCGCCGTTCTAAAATGCCTCGGCGGCAGCGGAATAAAGGTCATTACGGTTTATCTACTGCAAATTCTCGTGCTCGGTTCTGTCGGAAGTTTGTTTGGTGTCTTTCTAGCGCAAGGCGGATTGTGGTTAGCTCGCTGGCGGTTTATTGACGCTTTGCCTGCGAAGATGAGTTACTCGATAAATCTCTCGACTGCGTTTCAAGGAATTGTTCTCGGCGTCTTGATCTCGTTGTTGTTCTCAGCATTGCCGCTCATGCAGATCAGATCGATCAAACCGCGACTGCTGCTCCGCGATGAGAATAATGCAAGCTTGTCGAAACTCGACTGGACACGCTGGGCGATCGGCGCAGTGTCTGTCGCTGTGTTGCTGGCACTTGCGGTTTGGCAGGCAGGCTCGGTCAAGGTCGGAGTTTTGTTCCTCGGCGCACTTGCTGCAACGGGAATTGTCCTTTATCTCTCCGCAACGGTGCTGATGTGGTTTCTGAAAAAAGTGAAAGGCCTGGGCACGTTTTCCATTCGTCAGGCTGTGAACTCGATGTATCGGCCGGGAAATCAAACTCGGATCATTTTGCTTGCAGTCGGTTTAGGAGCGTTTGTTGTTTTGTCCGTTCAAGCGATCGAGACAAACCTGCTGCGGGAGTTTGATCTTACGAGAAACGGACGACTGCCGAGCCTCATCTTTGTTGACATTCAGAAAAGCCAGATCGATGACGTTGTTAAGATCATCGCAGAAAAGCTAGGCGAAAAACCTGAGGTTGTGCCGACCGTGCGCGGCCGCATTGCATTTGTCAACGGCGAAGCCATCGATTATCAGCAGCGCGAAATACGCCAACAGCAAGGCCAGATCGGACGTGAATTTGCGCTTACATATCGCGACAACTTGGACGACAATGAATCAGTTATTTCGGGCGATTGGTGGACGACAACAAAGCCGTCGGACATTCCGGAAGTTTCGGTTGACGAAAACATGGCTGACACGTTGAAGGTCAGTGCGGGCGATTCGATAACGTTTGATGTGTCCGGACGAAAGATAACTGCCCGCGTCGCAAACATCCGCAAGATCGACGTCAGAAATGCTCGCACGGCATTCGTTTTTGTATTTCGCCCCGGCACGCTCGACAAAGCGCCGCAAACCTACGCGGCAACGATCATAAAACATGTGCCGACAACCTTGCGGCAAAAGCTTCAACGCGACGTGCTCGACAACTTTCCAAACGTGCAGATCTTTGACGTGGCGGACATCGTCGCGGCAGTTGAGCGGCTTATTAGTAACTTTGTTCTTGCGATCTCGTTTGTCGGCAGCTTTGTGCTGCTGACCGGAATTCTGATCTTGATCGGCTCGGTTGCTCTGACAAAATCTCAGCGTATTTATGAGAACGCGGTGTTAAAAACTCTAGGTGCGAATCGAAGAACGCTGACCACAATTCTGTTTGCGGAATATGGAATTTTAGGATTGCTGGCCGGAATTATCGCGACTACATTTGCGGTCAGTCTTTCGTATGTCGTCAGCCGTTTTCTGATGGAGGTCGAATGGCAATTCGATCCGATGCTTGCCGTCGGAGGCGTCGTGATAACGACTCTGCTCGTAACGATTGTCGGAGCCGCAGCAAGCTTTGATGTGCTATTCAAAAAACCGTTAGCTACTCTGCGCTCACAATAA
- a CDS encoding ABC transporter ATP-binding protein — MIELRSVSKTVLSGVEDLTILDDVSFDIPEGQFVAVTGASGSGKSTLLGLIAGLDAPSSGQIFVESEEITKLSEDALARIRSEKIGFIFQSFHLIPSLTAFENIMIPMEILGLPDVNDRATQLLEKVGLTNRGHHYPPELSGGEQQRVAIARAFANSPKILLADEPTGNLDSKNGQHIFELMKDLHRQNNVTLVLVTHDATLAEQAQRQIVLTDGRISSERYLAADQR, encoded by the coding sequence ATGATCGAACTTCGCAGCGTCTCCAAAACTGTCCTTTCCGGTGTCGAGGACCTGACCATACTCGACGACGTTTCATTCGATATTCCCGAAGGCCAGTTTGTCGCTGTCACAGGCGCATCCGGCAGCGGCAAATCAACGCTTCTCGGTCTTATTGCGGGTCTCGATGCTCCTTCATCCGGGCAAATTTTTGTCGAAAGCGAAGAGATCACAAAACTCAGCGAAGACGCTCTAGCCCGCATTCGAAGCGAGAAGATCGGTTTTATCTTTCAGTCTTTCCATCTCATCCCAAGTCTCACCGCGTTTGAGAACATCATGATCCCGATGGAAATTCTTGGCTTGCCTGACGTGAACGATCGAGCAACGCAACTTCTCGAAAAAGTCGGCCTGACAAATCGCGGACATCATTACCCGCCAGAGCTTTCCGGGGGCGAACAGCAGCGCGTAGCGATCGCAAGGGCCTTTGCAAACAGTCCAAAGATCTTATTGGCAGACGAACCGACCGGCAATCTTGACTCAAAGAATGGCCAGCATATTTTTGAATTGATGAAAGACTTGCATCGACAGAATAACGTTACGCTTGTACTCGTGACACATGACGCAACGTTGGCAGAACAGGCACAAAGGCAAATTGTCCTTACCGACGGACGTATTTCGAGCGAGAGATATTTGGCCGCAGATCAACGCTGA